A window from Pokkaliibacter sp. MBI-7 encodes these proteins:
- a CDS encoding LysR family transcriptional regulator, whose translation MNNGLLLGNRQITLEQLRVFVCVADDKSFDRASRELHRTQSAVTQSLKKLEQILDCTLLERKQGRVLGLTLDGERFLPAAKEILARVLDAVSAIQHPGLGGHIRLGVPDDFNVVDIHGALSRCMVINRGLGIQVTSALSSRIADMLQADQLDVAIFKRVADEQVQHSSQAEVQVLRKEPLCWVGREPVQFDELPQLSLVAFPDGCTYRRAALQALMATGKTVNFAYASAAYENIRSAVSAGLGISVLPQGAVGPKHVVLGREQGFPPLPFVELVMVVRSKDELYQRFAEYLQNSSSFAGLRVA comes from the coding sequence ATGAACAATGGCCTACTGCTGGGGAACCGCCAGATCACGCTGGAGCAACTGCGGGTGTTCGTCTGTGTGGCGGATGACAAGAGCTTTGATCGTGCCAGCCGTGAACTGCATCGCACCCAGTCGGCGGTGACCCAGAGCCTGAAGAAGCTGGAGCAAATCCTCGACTGCACACTGCTTGAGCGCAAACAGGGGCGGGTACTGGGGCTGACGCTGGACGGCGAACGCTTCCTGCCGGCCGCCAAGGAAATTCTTGCGCGGGTGCTGGATGCGGTCAGTGCCATTCAGCATCCGGGTCTGGGTGGGCATATCCGCCTGGGTGTACCGGATGATTTTAATGTCGTGGACATCCACGGTGCCCTGTCGCGTTGCATGGTGATCAACCGCGGGCTGGGGATTCAGGTCACCTCGGCCCTGTCTTCCCGCATTGCCGACATGCTGCAGGCCGATCAGCTGGATGTGGCCATCTTTAAACGGGTCGCCGACGAACAGGTGCAACACAGCAGTCAGGCGGAGGTGCAGGTGCTGCGCAAGGAGCCGCTGTGCTGGGTAGGGCGTGAGCCGGTGCAGTTCGATGAATTGCCGCAGCTGTCGCTGGTGGCCTTCCCCGATGGTTGCACTTACCGGCGGGCAGCGTTACAGGCACTGATGGCCACCGGTAAGACAGTCAATTTTGCCTATGCCAGCGCTGCCTATGAAAACATCCGCAGCGCCGTCAGTGCCGGCCTTGGGATCAGCGTGCTGCCGCAGGGTGCGGTTGGCCCGAAGCATGTGGTGCTGGGCAGGGAACAGGGCTTCCCGCCACTGCCGTTTGTCGAGCTGGTGATGGTGGTGCGCAGTAAGGATGAGCTGTATCAGCGCTTTGCTGAATACCTGCAGAACTCCAGCAGTTTTGCCGGTCTGCGGGTTGCCTGA
- a CDS encoding DMT family transporter, producing the protein MRLIIAAMNTTRLYLLIPLIIAFSAIWSSAFIGGKIAVHELPPMLVLTARFLLSCLVMLPLCLGNICSLLDPGVIRTGLLLGLLNNALYLGLTFTSLHYISAALVVVMVSCAPLITLLLSAVCRLEQLNRRTLLGITLGFAGVLIIVGLDAIRPDPLGIFLALLGTCAFATGTVLFRGKASGLPILQLNFWQSAAGVMALAPLTLLTSDTELTPSPASIWAILYLAIIVTMGGTALWLLLIRISGAATASSYHLLNPFFGVLLSHWVLGTPLQPHAFAGAIVIAIGLSLTVRPRRNTVYEPASQGISRHPHDDVSRSG; encoded by the coding sequence ATGCGACTGATAATCGCTGCCATGAACACAACACGCCTCTATCTGCTTATACCGCTGATCATCGCCTTCAGCGCCATCTGGAGCTCAGCCTTTATCGGCGGCAAGATCGCCGTCCATGAGCTGCCACCGATGCTGGTGCTGACCGCACGTTTCCTGCTCAGCTGTCTGGTGATGCTGCCACTTTGCCTCGGCAACATCTGTTCATTGCTGGACCCGGGCGTCATCCGTACCGGTTTGCTGCTGGGCCTGCTCAACAATGCCCTCTATCTCGGCCTGACCTTTACCTCGCTGCATTACATTTCTGCCGCACTGGTGGTGGTCATGGTCAGCTGTGCGCCGCTTATCACCCTGCTGCTGTCTGCCGTATGCCGTCTTGAGCAGCTCAACCGTCGCACCCTGCTGGGTATCACCCTGGGCTTTGCGGGCGTACTGATCATTGTGGGTCTGGATGCCATTCGCCCTGATCCGCTGGGCATCTTCCTCGCCCTGCTCGGTACCTGTGCCTTTGCCACCGGCACCGTGCTGTTTCGCGGCAAGGCCAGTGGCCTGCCCATCCTGCAGCTGAATTTCTGGCAGTCAGCTGCCGGAGTGATGGCCCTGGCGCCTCTGACACTGCTGACGTCTGACACCGAATTGACACCATCGCCTGCTTCAATCTGGGCGATTCTCTACCTCGCCATCATCGTCACCATGGGTGGCACTGCACTGTGGCTGCTGTTGATTCGCATCAGCGGCGCGGCCACGGCCTCGTCCTACCATTTGCTGAACCCCTTTTTTGGTGTGTTGCTATCCCACTGGGTTCTGGGAACGCCACTGCAACCCCATGCTTTTGCAGGCGCAATAGTGATTGCTATTGGCCTGTCATTGACCGTACGCCCTAGGAGAAACACGGTATATGAACCAGCGAGCCAAGGAATCAGTCGCCATCCCCACGATGACGTTTCTAGGAGTGGATAG
- a CDS encoding magnesium transporter CorA family protein produces MLRICHAVPCQEKVFTENVLPDHWPPARDEQIWIDIGAIDNEQERQILLALGIEPLMVEDIQHPRKPPKLEYHDDYTFILLRGMDQESTSQNLKTLQISFLIGDNFLITRHQGRSRSVEESWQEVMAAKSPLQAADTARRIMQRIQDRYVPMLMDLENRLGEVEEELVENANDELLSELVGYKTRLRRLRRTFNYHERLFSQWKEDVEEELGEPDRAMTRLYEAAERLQSLVSLYYDWVGDLSDGYISLASHRLNNIMKVLTVITAIFVPLSFLAGLYGMNFDNIPELHFRYGYFVLLLVMTGIAAALLWLFRKSRWI; encoded by the coding sequence ATGCTGCGTATTTGCCATGCTGTTCCCTGTCAGGAAAAAGTGTTTACCGAAAACGTGCTGCCGGATCACTGGCCGCCTGCCAGGGACGAGCAGATCTGGATCGACATTGGTGCCATCGACAATGAGCAGGAGCGGCAGATTCTGCTGGCGCTGGGGATTGAACCGCTGATGGTGGAAGACATCCAGCATCCGCGTAAACCGCCGAAGCTGGAATACCACGACGACTATACCTTTATCCTGCTGCGCGGCATGGATCAGGAAAGTACCAGCCAGAATCTCAAGACCCTGCAGATTTCCTTTCTTATCGGTGACAACTTCCTTATCACCCGGCATCAGGGCCGTTCTCGCAGTGTTGAGGAAAGCTGGCAGGAGGTGATGGCCGCCAAGTCTCCGTTGCAGGCCGCCGATACCGCCCGGCGCATCATGCAGCGTATCCAGGATCGCTATGTGCCGATGCTGATGGATCTGGAGAATCGTCTTGGTGAAGTGGAAGAGGAGCTGGTCGAGAATGCCAACGATGAGCTGCTGTCGGAGCTGGTGGGTTACAAGACCCGTCTGCGGCGGCTGCGTCGCACCTTCAACTACCACGAGCGGTTGTTTTCACAATGGAAGGAGGATGTGGAGGAAGAGCTGGGCGAACCGGATCGCGCCATGACCCGGCTGTATGAGGCAGCGGAGCGCCTGCAGAGTCTGGTCTCACTCTATTACGACTGGGTTGGCGACCTCTCTGACGGTTATATTTCCCTCGCTTCCCACCGTCTCAACAACATCATGAAGGTGCTGACGGTGATCACCGCCATCTTTGTGCCCCTCAGTTTTCTGGCCGGTCTGTACGGCATGAACTTCGACAACATCCCCGAGCTGCACTTCCGCTACGGCTATTTCGTGCTGTTGCTGGTGATGACCGGCATTGCGGCAGCGCTGCTGTGGCTGTTCCGCAAGTCACGCTGGATCTGA
- a CDS encoding sigma-54 dependent transcriptional regulator — translation MALPIIFVDDEQHIRMAVSQTLEIAGYEVHCLERADKVLSLLVEDWPGVVITDINMPGLDGLALMQQVHQHDADLPVILITGHGDISMAVNAIRDGAYDFIEKPFPADLLLDVVKRAMEKRSLTLENRQLRQELASHATLGPRVLGKTEVMQRMRRLISQIAPTSADVMLHGETGTGKELIARYIHESSPRHNHNFVAINCGAVAESIMESELFGHEQGAFTDAKQKRIGKFEYANGGTLFLDEIESMPMSLQIKLLRVLEERAIERLGSNELIPLDIRIIAATKIDLLKLAETGEFRKDLYYRLNIVEVHIPALRERREDVPLLFHHFTLVASALYKREVLPPSASQVHALLTHNWPGNVRELRNLAERYVLLGEACTFEFDRLLQSPPSSPLSLPEQVELFEKMLIQTELERHGGSIKDTMEALSVPRKTLSDKMRKYGLDKSDYK, via the coding sequence ATGGCCCTGCCCATCATCTTTGTCGACGACGAACAGCATATCCGCATGGCTGTCAGCCAGACGCTGGAGATTGCCGGCTATGAAGTGCATTGCCTGGAGCGCGCCGACAAGGTGCTGAGCCTGCTGGTGGAAGACTGGCCGGGGGTGGTGATCACCGATATCAATATGCCCGGACTGGACGGGCTGGCCCTGATGCAACAGGTACATCAGCATGATGCTGACCTGCCGGTGATCCTGATTACCGGCCACGGTGATATTTCCATGGCGGTCAACGCCATCCGCGACGGCGCCTACGACTTTATCGAGAAGCCCTTTCCCGCCGACCTGCTGCTGGATGTAGTCAAACGGGCTATGGAAAAGCGCTCACTGACGCTGGAGAACCGTCAGTTACGGCAGGAGCTGGCCAGCCACGCCACGCTGGGGCCAAGAGTACTGGGCAAAACCGAAGTGATGCAGCGCATGCGGCGACTGATCAGCCAGATTGCCCCGACCTCTGCCGACGTGATGCTGCACGGTGAAACGGGCACCGGTAAGGAGCTGATCGCCCGTTATATCCACGAGAGCAGCCCGCGCCACAATCACAACTTCGTCGCCATCAACTGCGGCGCGGTGGCAGAAAGCATCATGGAGTCGGAGCTGTTTGGTCACGAACAGGGCGCCTTTACCGACGCCAAGCAGAAACGCATCGGCAAGTTTGAATACGCCAACGGTGGCACCCTGTTTCTCGATGAGATCGAGAGCATGCCGATGTCATTGCAGATCAAGCTGCTGCGCGTACTGGAAGAGCGTGCCATTGAGCGGCTGGGGTCCAATGAGCTGATCCCGCTGGATATCCGCATTATCGCCGCGACCAAGATTGATCTGCTGAAACTGGCGGAAACCGGCGAATTCCGCAAAGACCTCTACTACCGCCTGAATATTGTCGAGGTGCACATCCCCGCCCTGCGTGAGCGACGTGAAGATGTGCCGCTGCTGTTCCACCACTTTACGCTAGTCGCTTCCGCCCTTTACAAGCGCGAAGTACTGCCACCTTCCGCCTCACAGGTACATGCCCTGCTGACCCATAACTGGCCGGGCAACGTGCGCGAGCTGCGCAATCTGGCCGAGCGCTATGTATTGCTGGGTGAGGCCTGTACCTTTGAATTCGACCGCCTGCTGCAAAGCCCGCCATCCAGCCCGCTGTCACTGCCTGAGCAGGTGGAGCTGTTCGAGAAAATGCTGATTCAGACGGAACTGGAGCGCCACGGCGGCTCCATCAAGGACACCATGGAAGCCCTGAGCGTGCCGCGCAAAACCCTGTCGGACAAGATGCGTAAATACGGTCTGGATAAAAGCGATTACAAGTAA
- a CDS encoding ATP-binding protein translates to MPQWTNAERWPRFLRWAVHSLFARHLWVLIALILFAQISSLTIFREAVEKPMTRELVSLVGRQLQSVRAGLQALPPLERKRFIMAYNEQAKRAEPRTGGMFTVPALQRMLVHRASRMLRQYGMELLVRREEPGYIWIKVELDGQQYWMLATASELPLGLSAMTLAIWLTAMVLAIVGALWTQQLLHKPLKRLVQASRQLGQGQPIEPLPEKGPTEVVEVSRSFNQMTRALMEQEKERTLMLAGVSHDLRTPLTKMRLAAEIMEDIADEELIVSMRQSCRQMDSIIDQFMDMARIGEGEELVPGDLVYLVEDAVSLMDMPIRCDLRPLPPVRLKPQAMQRVVVNLLENARRYAKPEFAVATWQEGERVYLAVTDQGPGIPEEKMGAMFTPFVRGNQARSGVPGAGLGLAIVQKIVHQHGGEVSLHNRPEGGLEVRISLPV, encoded by the coding sequence ATGCCCCAGTGGACTAATGCCGAGCGCTGGCCACGCTTCCTGCGCTGGGCGGTGCACAGTCTTTTTGCCCGCCACCTGTGGGTGCTGATCGCCCTGATCCTGTTTGCCCAGATCAGCAGTCTGACCATCTTCCGTGAGGCAGTGGAAAAGCCCATGACCCGTGAGCTGGTGTCGCTGGTCGGGCGCCAGCTGCAGTCGGTACGTGCCGGATTGCAGGCTCTGCCACCGCTCGAGCGCAAGCGCTTCATCATGGCCTACAACGAGCAGGCCAAGCGTGCTGAACCCCGTACCGGCGGCATGTTCACCGTGCCGGCATTGCAGCGCATGCTGGTGCACCGGGCTTCGCGCATGCTGCGTCAGTACGGTATGGAACTGCTGGTGCGCCGTGAAGAGCCGGGCTATATCTGGATCAAGGTCGAGCTGGACGGTCAGCAATACTGGATGCTGGCGACCGCGTCGGAATTGCCGCTGGGCCTGTCGGCCATGACGCTGGCGATCTGGCTGACGGCCATGGTGCTGGCCATCGTCGGTGCCCTGTGGACCCAGCAGCTGCTGCATAAGCCATTGAAGCGGCTGGTGCAGGCATCACGACAGCTGGGGCAGGGGCAGCCGATTGAACCGCTGCCGGAGAAGGGCCCCACGGAAGTGGTGGAGGTCAGCCGCAGCTTCAACCAGATGACCCGCGCACTGATGGAACAAGAAAAGGAGCGCACCCTGATGCTCGCCGGTGTCTCTCACGATTTGCGCACACCACTGACCAAGATGCGGCTGGCAGCAGAAATCATGGAAGACATCGCTGATGAAGAGCTGATCGTCAGCATGCGTCAGAGCTGCCGGCAGATGGACAGCATCATCGACCAGTTCATGGACATGGCCCGCATCGGCGAAGGTGAAGAGCTGGTGCCTGGTGATCTGGTTTATCTGGTGGAGGATGCGGTATCGCTGATGGATATGCCAATCCGCTGCGATCTCAGGCCCCTGCCGCCGGTACGCCTCAAGCCGCAGGCGATGCAGCGGGTGGTGGTCAATCTGCTGGAGAACGCCCGTCGCTACGCTAAACCTGAGTTCGCGGTGGCGACCTGGCAGGAAGGCGAACGGGTGTATCTGGCGGTGACTGATCAGGGGCCGGGCATTCCTGAAGAGAAGATGGGGGCGATGTTCACCCCCTTTGTGCGCGGTAATCAGGCGCGCAGCGGGGTTCCCGGTGCCGGTCTGGGGCTGGCGATCGTACAGAAGATCGTCCACCAGCACGGCGGTGAGGTGTCTTTGCACAATCGCCCTGAAGGGGGGCTGGAAGTCCGTATCAGTCTGCCGGTGTAA
- a CDS encoding response regulator yields the protein MEQERGKLLILDDEADLRNLLSRYLGGRGYRVRQVENAEQLDKVLSRESFDLLILDVMMPDEDGLSICRRLRAGGETIPIIMLTARGEAVDRIVGLEMGADDYLPKPFEPRELLARIEAQLRRQHMLGAQLRQQPEEVVVFGPYRFDPVARSLTRDGEPVQIHSSEFELLRALAANAGRPLSRERLIEVSRGRNAEITERSIDVQIMRLRRLLEDNPAEPRYIQTVRALGYVLVTKNAPVD from the coding sequence ATGGAACAAGAACGCGGAAAACTACTGATTCTCGATGACGAAGCCGATTTGCGTAATCTGCTCAGCCGCTATCTGGGTGGCCGTGGTTACCGGGTACGTCAGGTAGAAAATGCCGAACAGCTGGACAAGGTACTGAGTCGCGAGAGCTTTGATCTGCTGATTCTCGACGTCATGATGCCAGATGAAGATGGCCTCTCCATCTGCCGTCGTCTGCGTGCAGGTGGTGAAACCATCCCCATCATCATGCTGACCGCCCGGGGTGAGGCGGTGGATCGTATCGTCGGGCTGGAAATGGGCGCCGATGACTATCTGCCCAAGCCGTTTGAGCCGCGCGAGCTGCTGGCCCGTATCGAAGCACAGCTGCGTCGTCAGCATATGCTCGGCGCGCAGTTGCGACAGCAGCCGGAAGAAGTGGTGGTGTTTGGTCCCTACCGTTTTGATCCGGTAGCGCGCTCGCTGACCCGTGATGGTGAACCGGTGCAGATTCACAGCAGTGAGTTTGAGTTGCTGCGGGCGCTGGCGGCCAATGCGGGCCGGCCATTGAGCCGCGAACGCCTGATTGAAGTCAGCCGTGGCCGCAATGCGGAGATCACCGAGCGTAGCATCGATGTGCAGATCATGCGCCTGCGCCGCCTGCTAGAAGACAATCCCGCCGAACCCCGTTATATCCAGACCGTGCGCGCGCTCGGTTATGTGCTGGTGACCAAGAATGCCCCAGTGGACTAA
- a CDS encoding EF-hand domain-containing protein, translating into MKALTNLKNTASNRILRTSLLVIGMMGAATAVYAASTDMNGKLGDGKARMEEHFKQADTDGDGALSKAEVDAAIPRLARHFDDIDANKDGKLTPDELKTYWQAHHDERMKDMQGKMQARFDERFKKADSNGDGQISKQEFEAEAAQRFAAMDKNGDGQLSREEITSQMRMHGGKHHDGKHGRMDDAERQARLMDEFKKADTDGDGALSLAEADKAMPRLAKHFEQLDADKDGKVTLTELQAAHKQHHQG; encoded by the coding sequence ATGAAAGCACTGACCAATCTAAAAAACACCGCTTCTAACCGTATCCTGCGCACCTCCCTGCTGGTCATCGGCATGATGGGCGCCGCTACCGCGGTCTACGCTGCCAGCACCGACATGAACGGCAAGCTGGGTGACGGCAAGGCACGGATGGAAGAACACTTCAAGCAAGCCGATACCGACGGCGATGGCGCACTGTCCAAAGCGGAAGTGGATGCCGCCATACCACGTCTGGCCAGGCACTTTGACGATATCGATGCCAACAAAGACGGCAAGCTGACCCCCGATGAACTGAAAACCTACTGGCAGGCGCATCATGACGAACGCATGAAAGACATGCAGGGCAAGATGCAGGCGCGCTTTGACGAACGTTTCAAGAAAGCTGACAGCAATGGTGATGGCCAGATCTCCAAACAGGAGTTTGAGGCCGAGGCCGCCCAGCGCTTTGCTGCCATGGACAAGAATGGCGACGGGCAGCTGAGCAGGGAAGAAATCACCAGTCAGATGCGTATGCACGGTGGCAAGCACCATGACGGCAAACACGGCCGCATGGATGATGCCGAACGTCAGGCCAGGTTAATGGATGAGTTCAAGAAGGCCGACACCGACGGTGATGGCGCCCTGTCGCTGGCCGAAGCCGACAAAGCCATGCCACGTCTGGCTAAACACTTTGAACAGCTCGATGCCGACAAGGATGGCAAAGTCACCCTGACCGAACTGCAGGCGGCTCACAAGCAACATCATCAGGGCTGA
- a CDS encoding PspA/IM30 family protein, translated as MADILLKRVSRLISSNLSHWLAALERSCPEQAYTQAMAEVDSLADSIRHEFGQVSASKYQADKQRQQLQQQHRRLAMPLTQAVDSQRDDLAQTIIAEQLQLESQIQSIAVQLRTLSDRENELNTFLKALSAKQYELRSELDLVREHSQQQDIPHGPFSNTTAPLGSIIGDSHLTPVHSQQLAELEQLSQEQQIAERLAATKAQRQHTTAEPAAADVARPRNHEH; from the coding sequence ATGGCCGACATACTCTTGAAACGCGTCAGCCGCCTGATCAGTAGCAATCTCAGCCACTGGCTGGCCGCACTGGAGCGCAGTTGCCCGGAGCAGGCCTATACTCAGGCCATGGCAGAAGTGGACAGTCTGGCTGACAGCATTCGCCACGAATTTGGCCAGGTCAGCGCCAGCAAATATCAGGCTGACAAACAACGTCAGCAGTTACAGCAACAGCACCGCCGGCTGGCCATGCCACTGACACAGGCTGTCGACAGCCAACGCGATGATCTGGCACAGACCATCATCGCCGAGCAGCTGCAACTGGAAAGCCAGATCCAGTCCATCGCCGTGCAGCTGCGCACCCTCAGTGACCGCGAAAACGAACTCAATACCTTCCTCAAAGCTCTTAGTGCCAAGCAGTACGAACTGCGCAGTGAACTGGATCTGGTGCGCGAACACAGCCAGCAGCAGGACATCCCGCACGGCCCGTTCAGCAACACTACCGCTCCCCTCGGCAGCATCATTGGTGATAGTCACCTTACACCCGTGCATAGCCAGCAGCTGGCCGAACTGGAGCAACTCAGTCAGGAACAGCAGATTGCCGAACGGCTGGCTGCCACCAAGGCGCAGCGCCAGCACACCACAGCCGAGCCAGCTGCGGCCGACGTCGCCAGACCGCGCAACCATGAACACTGA
- a CDS encoding YqiJ family protein yields MWHLLLADENLIFSVALAIMLILAVLEGGATLLGMGLSGLFEHLIPGLDLHTDAHLPDNSNALSRLLGWMKVGEVPLLVVLIVFLTCFGLIGIGLQAIALQLTGLLWPGWLMCLPSLLLTLPCTRALSSLVGKVMPRDETTAIRSDALVGRIAIITLGEARHGSPAEARTRDQFGQTHYVMVEPDEEDAVLRQGEEVLLIRQLGSRFRAIANPHPQLSASQGRP; encoded by the coding sequence ATGTGGCATCTGCTGCTTGCTGATGAAAACCTGATTTTCTCTGTGGCTCTGGCCATCATGCTGATACTGGCGGTGCTGGAAGGCGGCGCCACCCTGCTCGGCATGGGCCTTTCAGGCTTGTTTGAGCACCTTATCCCCGGCCTTGACCTGCATACCGATGCCCACCTGCCTGACAACAGTAATGCCCTGTCACGCCTGCTCGGCTGGATGAAAGTCGGCGAAGTGCCCCTGCTGGTGGTGCTGATCGTCTTCCTCACCTGCTTCGGGCTGATCGGTATTGGTCTGCAGGCCATCGCCTTGCAGCTGACCGGCCTGCTGTGGCCGGGCTGGCTGATGTGCCTGCCCAGTCTGCTGCTGACCCTGCCCTGTACCCGGGCGCTGAGCAGTCTGGTGGGCAAGGTGATGCCACGGGATGAAACCACCGCCATTCGCTCCGACGCGCTGGTCGGGCGTATTGCCATTATTACCCTCGGCGAAGCGCGCCACGGCAGCCCTGCCGAAGCCCGCACCCGGGATCAGTTCGGTCAGACCCACTATGTAATGGTCGAGCCGGACGAAGAGGACGCCGTCCTCAGGCAGGGCGAGGAAGTCCTGCTGATCAGACAACTTGGCAGCCGTTTCCGGGCGATTGCCAACCCCCATCCGCAGTTGTCCGCCAGCCAGGGACGGCCCTGA
- a CDS encoding flotillin domain-containing protein: MIDLNNLLNIAIIAGVVIVALFAIGLILVRLYRRATKEVSFVRTGFGGEKVIVNGGALVLPVLHEIIPVNMNTLRLEVRRASEQALITRDRMRVDVTAEFYVRVKPTGESIANAAQTLGMKTMHPNELKELVEGKFVDALRAVAAEMAMEELHEKRVDFVQKVQQVVSEDLLKNGLELETVSLTGLDQTGFEHFNPQNAFDAEGLTKLTEAIESRRKKRNDIEQETDLAIKQKNLETERTKLQISRDEEYARLEQEREISVRRAAQSAEIAREQAEKKREAEEAEIAAQREVDLRRINAERDIQNENIQKEQAVKEREISKERALEQSEIERRKAVELAEQERAIAVAEKSRAESEAKAEADRARAAAVKEEENVITVRDTERAERAKTIELVNARQEAEKEAITIVVAAEAEKKAAEDQAEAIRIAAEAEAEKARLQARGQADAQLLLADAQARQFTVEAEGKRAVNEASNLLSAEQIAMQVRLALLEQLPNIIRESVKPMEQISDIKILQVQGLGQESGALGNADDAGKGSLADQMVNSALRYRAQAPLLDSLLSEIGLKGGDINGLTALNDNPLKKD, translated from the coding sequence ATGATTGATCTGAACAACCTGCTCAATATTGCCATCATCGCTGGAGTGGTGATTGTCGCCCTGTTCGCCATTGGTCTGATTCTGGTACGCCTGTATCGACGAGCCACCAAGGAAGTGTCCTTCGTCCGTACCGGCTTCGGTGGCGAGAAGGTCATCGTCAATGGCGGTGCACTGGTGCTGCCGGTGCTGCATGAGATCATCCCGGTCAATATGAATACCCTGCGTCTGGAAGTGCGCCGGGCTTCAGAACAGGCGCTGATTACCCGTGACCGTATGCGTGTTGACGTCACCGCCGAGTTCTATGTGCGGGTCAAGCCCACCGGTGAATCCATCGCCAACGCCGCCCAAACGCTGGGGATGAAAACCATGCACCCGAACGAGCTGAAGGAACTGGTGGAAGGTAAGTTTGTCGATGCCCTGCGTGCGGTGGCGGCCGAGATGGCCATGGAAGAGCTGCACGAAAAACGCGTCGACTTCGTGCAGAAAGTGCAGCAGGTGGTCTCCGAAGATCTGCTGAAAAACGGTCTGGAGCTGGAAACCGTGTCGCTCACCGGCCTGGATCAGACCGGCTTTGAGCACTTCAACCCGCAGAATGCCTTCGACGCCGAAGGTCTGACCAAGCTGACCGAAGCCATCGAGTCACGACGCAAGAAACGCAACGATATCGAGCAGGAAACTGACCTCGCCATCAAGCAGAAGAATCTGGAAACCGAGCGTACCAAGCTGCAAATCTCTCGTGATGAGGAGTACGCCCGTCTGGAGCAGGAGCGGGAAATTTCCGTGCGTCGTGCCGCTCAGTCAGCGGAAATCGCCCGCGAACAGGCAGAGAAAAAGCGCGAAGCTGAAGAAGCGGAAATCGCCGCTCAGCGTGAAGTGGACCTGCGCCGCATCAACGCCGAGCGTGATATTCAAAACGAGAACATCCAGAAAGAGCAGGCGGTTAAAGAGCGTGAAATCAGCAAGGAACGCGCTCTGGAACAGTCTGAGATCGAGCGACGTAAAGCCGTCGAGCTGGCTGAGCAGGAGCGTGCCATTGCCGTGGCCGAGAAATCCCGCGCTGAATCCGAAGCCAAGGCCGAAGCCGACCGTGCTCGTGCTGCAGCGGTGAAGGAAGAAGAGAACGTCATCACCGTGCGGGATACCGAGCGCGCCGAACGTGCCAAGACCATTGAGCTGGTCAACGCCCGTCAGGAAGCCGAGAAAGAAGCCATCACCATTGTTGTCGCCGCCGAAGCCGAGAAGAAGGCCGCGGAAGATCAGGCCGAAGCCATTCGTATTGCCGCAGAAGCAGAAGCCGAGAAGGCCCGTCTGCAGGCCCGTGGTCAGGCCGATGCGCAGTTGCTGCTGGCCGATGCGCAGGCCCGTCAGTTCACGGTGGAAGCGGAAGGCAAGCGCGCCGTCAACGAAGCCAGCAACCTGCTGTCAGCCGAGCAGATTGCCATGCAGGTCCGTCTGGCTCTGCTGGAGCAGTTGCCCAACATCATCCGCGAGTCGGTCAAACCCATGGAGCAGATCAGCGACATCAAGATCCTGCAGGTACAGGGGCTGGGTCAGGAATCCGGCGCGCTGGGTAATGCGGATGATGCCGGTAAAGGATCGCTGGCCGACCAGATGGTCAACAGTGCCCTGCGCTACCGTGCTCAGGCACCCTTGCTGGACTCCCTGCTGTCGGAAATCGGCCTCAAGGGCGGAGACATCAATGGCCTGACGGCTCTGAACGATAATCCCCTGAAAAAAGACTAA